The following coding sequences are from one Rutidosis leptorrhynchoides isolate AG116_Rl617_1_P2 chromosome 11, CSIRO_AGI_Rlap_v1, whole genome shotgun sequence window:
- the LOC139875144 gene encoding uncharacterized mitochondrial protein AtMg00810-like, whose product MDEEYHALISNGTWKFNADGSMARYKARLVANGKSQQIGIDCDGTFSPGFQQSRCDSSLFVYHHGSSTSYLLLYVDDIILTASSTSLLQTIIGQLSREFSMTDLGDLNYFLGISATCSSTGMFLSRKNYSIYILKRVDMVHGKPCRTPTDTMSKLDDTGPPNADPTLYRSFAGALQYLTFTRPDISYVVQQICLFMHDPREPHFLALKCILRYLHGTLDHGLQIHVSSTDGLVAYSDADWDGCPTTHRSTSGYCVFLCDNLLSWSSKHHEVISRSSAEAEYQGVANVVVETCCNVPIG is encoded by the exons ATGGATGAGGAATATCATGCTCTTATTTCTAATGGCACTTGG AAGTTTAATGCTGATGGTTCCATGGCTCGTTACAAAGCCAGGTTAGTTGCTAATGGAAAGAGCCAGCAGATTGGCATTGATTGTGATGGGACTTTCAGTCCG GGTTTTCAGCAGAGTCGATGTGACTCGTCTTTATTTGTATATCATCACGGGTCCTCTACATCATACCTtcttctatatgttgatgacattattcttACTGCATCGTCCACTTCGCTGCTACAGACCATCATTGGTCAGCTTAGTAGAGAGTTTTCTATGACTGATTTAGGGGACCTTAACTATTTTCTTGGCATTTCAGCCACTTGCAGCTCTACAGGCATGTTTCTTTCTCGGAAGAATTATTCTATATACATCTTAAAACGTGTAGATATGGTACATGGCAAACCTTGTCGCACGCCTACCGACACAATGTCCAAATTAGACGACACCGGTCCACCTAATGCTGATCCCACCTTGTATAGGAGTTTTGCAGGTGCTCTTCAGTATCTCACGTTCACTCGACCTGACATATCCTATGTTGTTCAACAGATTTGTCTTTTCATGCATGACCCACGGGAGCCACATTTTCTTGCTCTAAAATGCATTTTGCGCTACCTTCATGGCACACTTGATCATGGGTTACAGATACATGTCTCATCCACAGATGGCCTTGTTGCATATTCTGATGCTGATTGGGATGGGTGCCCCACGACACATCGCTCCACATCTGGCTATTGTGTTTTCCTTTGTGACAATCTATTATCATGGTCCTCGAAGCATCATGAGGTTATCTCGAGATCTAGTGCCGAGGCTGAATATCAGGGTGTAGCCAATGTTGTTGTTGAAACATGCTGTAATGTCCCAATCGGCTGA